Part of the Sorghum bicolor cultivar BTx623 chromosome 1, Sorghum_bicolor_NCBIv3, whole genome shotgun sequence genome, GTGATTACGATGACAAGACAAGTCTTAGACTAACATGTATGTGAAACAATATCACATACATGATTTTTACATATGATCGAAATAGGTTTATGGAGAAAGACAAGTATTTAGTTAGTTTATGCAAGATTGCATCCATGGTGCCTGAGCAAGGCAACGAACCAGTACTACTGCTGACTCTGTGCTATCTCCTATCTCTCACCTGATCAATCAAAAGCTGATAATTGGTTGCCCATCCTATTCTCCGTTTGTCCTCTCGGCTGCTGATTTGCAGTAGTGTGACCTCGATGGACATTCGGGGTCTGAAAAAAGGGTTTCTATGGTCCACCCCTACACTGCACATGAATAATAATGATCATGATTAGTGCTCGATGATATCCTGATTAGTAATGTCGATGCGTTACTTGGTTGCTGTATCTGTGACCTGCTTGGCTCTGGGAGTGGGAGCTATCTTGGTCTTGAGAAGGAGGAACGGCGGCCGAACGTGCGAAGGAGCGAGGCTGCCGCCGGGTTCGAGGGGCCTACCGTTCATCGGAGAGACGCTCCACTACTTGCCAGCGTCCTCAACTCTTGGGCTATTGCCACCCTTTTTTGAGAAACGGTTGGAGAGGTATACTATATCACTACTAGAATAggtggctttgccgagtgctccaGGCACTCGGTAAAGttcaaaaaacactcggcaaacacTTTGCCAAGtgtaacactcggcaaagcacatGCGGCAAAAAATACGGCAAAGGACGCTTTGCCGAGTTTCCTTTGTCAGGCACTAGGCAAAGAGTTTATTGAGTACCGCTCCGACACTCGACAAAGTAAAGATATCGTGACGGGAGGAACTTTTGTTAACGTTCAGTTTGCCGAGTGTTAACCACCTGACACTCGGCAAATTTGAGCAGTTTGTCGAGTGTCAGggcaaaaacactcggcaaagtgacTAGGATTGTCGAGTGTCAGGTGGTCGACTTTTGGCAAAGTACGTGtatgtgtgcatgtgtgtgtgtggatggtgtgtgcgtgtgtgtgtgtggataAGGTGTGTATGTGTGTGTCTATGGATACGACGCTTTGCATCTACtcaatccattccaaattgtaagtcgtttgacttttttaatatcaagtttgaccactcatcttattcaaagttttgtataaaatatcactttttttttgttgtgtattggtctattaataaaagttcttcaagaatgacttaaatttgactatatttgcacaaattttttgaataagacgagtggtcaaacttggagtaaaaaaagtcaaacgacttacaatttgggatggagggagtatatatacaGGCATCGCCGCGAGCATACATAAAAAGCAAATCCAAAGCTGAAAGGTAGCTGAGTCTCCTTATACATAGACACTACTTGAGCTACATTGTTAGTAGAGTAATGTCGATGCATTACTTGGTTAATTGCTGTATCTGTGACCTGCTTGGCTCTGGGAGTGGGAGCTATCTTGGTCTTGAGAAGGAGGAACGGCGGCCGAATGTGCGAAAGAGTGAGGCTGCCGCCGGGGTCGAGGGGCCTGCCGTTCATCGGAGAGACGCTCCACTACTTGGCAGCGTCCTCAACTCTTGGGCTATTGCCACCCTTTTTTGAGAAACGGTTGGAGAGGTATACTATATCACTACTAGAATAggtggctttgccgagtgccccagGCACTCGGTAAAGTTCAAAAAACAATCGGCAAACACTTTGCCAAGtgtaacactcggcaaagcacatGCGGCAAAAAATACGGCAAAAGACACTTTGTCGAGTGTCCTTTGTCAGGCACTAGACAAAGAGTTTATTGAGTACCGCTCCGACACTCGACAAAGTAAAGATATCGTGACGGGAGGAACTTTTGTTAGCGTTCAGTTTGCCGAGTGTTAACCACCTTACACTCGGCAAATTTGAGCAGTTTGTTGAGTGTCAGggcaaaaacactcggcaaagtgacTAGGATTGTCGAGTGTCAGGTGGTCGACTTTCGGCAAAGAACGTGTATGTGTGCATGCGTGTGTGTGGATggtgtgtgcgtgtgtgtgtggaTAAGGTGTGTATGTGTGTGTCTATGGATACGACGCTTTGCATCTATATATACAGGCATCGCCGCGAGCATACATAAAAAGCAAATCCAAAGCTGAAAGGTAGCTGAGTCCCCTTATACATAGACACTACTTGAGCTACATTTTTAGTAGAGTAATGTCGATGCATTACTTGGTTGCTGTATCTATGACCTGCTTGGCTCTGGGAGTGGGAGCTATCTTGGTCTTGAGATGGAGGAACGGCGGCCGAACGTGCGAAGGAGGGAGGCTGCCGCCGGGGTCGAGGGGCCTGCCGTTCATCGGAGAGACGCTCCAGTACTTCCTGGCAGCATCCTCAACTCTTGGGCTATTGCCACCCTTCTTCAAGAAACGGTTGGAGAGGTATACTATATATACTAGCTAGTAAATCACAATAGCTTCCTATTTAGTCTAGGTAGCTTTCGTGGTTGCATATAGGCTGTTCAACAGGGCTAGAACGCCGGTACAAAGGAGTCACATGTTCAGAACAGAACTAGTACATCTTTTCATAAACTTATTAGTCAAACTTAGGGTCATATGAGTATGACTTAGGATAAAACTGAAACATATCTTGCATTTGCATTTTGGAGACGAACGAATGACGACTATATTTGTCTTCGATCGACGATGACCTCGTTACAACCCGCTAGATGGCTAGATGCATTGTTTCCTGAGCGATTTATAACTAATCATGTACGTGCGTGGTTGCAAAACTCAAAGAAATTGCATGCTAGCTAGCAATGAATCGATGTTAATGCTTGGACTTCGAGTTTGCAGGTATGGCCCCATCTTCCGGACGAGCCTAGTCGGGGAGGACCTCATCGTGTCTCTGGACGCGGAGCTGAACGCTCATATCCTGAAGCAGGAGGAGCGTGGCTTCCAGATTTGGTACCCACCCTCCTTCATGCGCGTCTTCGGCGCCGACAACATCACCTCTAAAATCGGCGTGCTCCACCTCCACATGAGAACTCTTGTGCTCCGCCTCTTCGGCCACCAGACCATCCAATCCGTGCTGCTGCACGACGTGCAGCGGAGCGCGCGCGACGAGCTCCGCTCATGGCTCGACCGCCCGGACGTCGAGGTCAGGACGGCCATCTCCAGGGTTAGTTCCTTATTAATTATAGCTTCCTCTTCGCtatagtaaggccttgtttggttgcttttgttttttttaactcctatcacatcaaatatttagataCATACATCAAGTATATTAAATAGTAGACTataataatttgcgagacgaactttttaagcctaattaattcataattatagacactaattatcaaataaaacgaaaatactactatATCTATTAAATTTTAACACCCCTAATATAATCAAACACCCCCTAATAACAATAGAGCCGATCGAAGTGCATGTGCCGACGTGCCgtgtttatatatgcttaattatGAGTCTGCACTCTGCAGATGATATTTGGCGTCACtgcaaagaagctgatcagCCATGATGACGCCGCATCAGGAGGAAGGTTGTGGGAATGCTTCCACGACTGGACTTCGGGGCTACTCTCATTTCCAGTTCCCATTCCTGGCACAACTTTCTACAAATGCATGCAGGGACGCAAGAACGTTATGAAGATGCTGAAGCAGCAGCTCGGTGAGCGTAGGAACGCAGCGGAGCGCGAGACCGTGGATTTCTTCGATCTTGTGATCGATGAATTGAACAAGCCAAACCCTATGATGGACGAGAGCACCGCGTTGGACTTGCTGTTCATGATGCTCTTTGGAAGCCATGAGACGACGTCGATGGTATTAACCGTCATACTCAAGTATTTGACGGACAACCGCAAAGCTTTGCAAGAACTAACAGTAAGTAGATTAATTTATTTAAACACTGTTCCCATAATTATTTGATTCCCAGGGAAAATATATATGTATCAGAACACACACCAACGTTTACATCGAGTTCGTATTTGGCTGTGATGTTAATTTCCAGGAGGAGCATGAAAGAATCCTGGAAAGAAGGGTTGATCCAGACTCCGATATCACGTGGGAGGAGTACAAGTCTATGAAATTCACATCTCATGTATGTACTGACATATAATTGCAAAAATATCTTGTCCATGCATGACAAATGGTTATCTTGTGACTAATATGCTTTCTATATCGGGCCCTTCTATATCACATAGGTTATACATGAATCTCTAAGGCTGGCAAACATTGCTCTGGTCATGTTCAGGAAAGCAGATCAGGATGTGCACACAAATGGTATGCATAATCATGTCcaataaaaaaaatcttctATCTACATTTCCTACTACATATTTAAGAGAATATAAATGAATGTTCTAATCCATAGATGATTAAGATGCTATACATATTATGCACTCAGGGTACACAATTCCAAAAGGATCAAAGATCATGATCtgtccactagcatcacacttgAATATGAAGGTTTACGAGAATCCCTCAGTGTTCAATCCATGGAGATGGAAGGTATATATGTGAAATAAACTCAACTCAAATCAACAGATTAATCCTTGTGGCCCTAAGATCACACATGTACATGTGGATTATGTGTATAGAATATTCCTGAACCAGTCGGTGCCTCTAAGGACTTTATGGCCTTTGGGGGTGGTTTGCGGCTATGTGCTGGTGCTGATTTTTCCAAGATGCAAATGGCTATGTTCCTCCATTACTTGGTCAGAAATTACAGGTAAAAAAGCTctctcttttagagagagagagagagagacctaTAAAATGTTCATCACTATACAAAAGTACTTATCAACTGAGAAAAAATCAATATTGTGTTTTCGTCAATAGGTGGAAAACCGTCAGTGGTGGGATAATGGTATTCTATCCAGGGCTGCAATTTCCAGATGGCTTCCACATCCAGCTTCTTCCAAAAATCTGAAACGTGGTTCAAGAAACGCTGTCAAGAAATTATGTGCATGGTATTAACAATTATGTTATGAGTCTAGTCATGACTAAATAAATACGAATAAGAataattatatttatatttacagGGTGAAGGAGAAAAGGCTTAAAGTTCAATATATAATGATGTGATAGATtattcgaccaaactatgtttCAAGAGTAGTGGGCAATATTGTACTACAATGATAGCCAGTGGGAACTACTTGTTTTACAAACAGAGTATGAAGTTATAAACAATAATAGAGTAAATTTCAGTCCCCGTGTAACAACTATGTTTGTGAGTACAAATTGGTTAAACATCTTGTAATATGTCCAATTCAATGCAAAAAACTTAGTTGTTTGGTGTATATACAGTCCTACAAACATGTCATGTATGATGTGTTTGGCCAAGCTAGACATTGAAGACGGTATAGAGCTTATATTCGATCGCTTGAAAATATTCCGCCTGACTTATGCAGCCCTTCAGTGGTTTACTAGTAATCTCTTAAGAACGGGAAGGATCGCCAGTTAGTCCCATAGCACGCCCAACATCACACTGACAAGCTTCGGTTGGCTCGAGTCCAACTAAAACAACACCCATGTCGTAGGCCCATTGTAAACAACATCCTAGCCTGGTTAGACAATACAATTGAAGAGGGTTTTGTGGATACCACGTGGCAGCTGCTCCATGCTAGTGCTTGGTTGAGCCATTGAAGATTGGGCCTCATCACCAGGAACTCAACATTGCTCCACCCTAATATGATTATTGTTCATGATTTCCATCTCTAAACTACCTCTACATAGCGGAATGGCTAAGG contains:
- the LOC8062255 gene encoding cytochrome P450 87A3 gives rise to the protein MSMHYLVAVSMTCLALGVGAILVLRWRNGGRTCEGGRLPPGSRGLPFIGETLQYFLAASSTLGLLPPFFKKRLERYGPIFRTSLVGEDLIVSLDAELNAHILKQEERGFQIWYPPSFMRVFGADNITSKIGVLHLHMRTLVLRLFGHQTIQSVLLHDVQRSARDELRSWLDRPDVEVRTAISRMIFGVTAKKLISHDDAASGGRLWECFHDWTSGLLSFPVPIPGTTFYKCMQGRKNVMKMLKQQLGERRNAAERETVDFFDLVIDELNKPNPMMDESTALDLLFMMLFGSHETTSMVLTVILKYLTDNRKALQELTEEHERILERRVDPDSDITWEEYKSMKFTSHVIHESLRLANIALVMFRKADQDVHTNGYTIPKGSKIMICPLASHLNMKVYENPSVFNPWRWKNIPEPVGASKDFMAFGGGLRLCAGADFSKMQMAMFLHYLVRNYRWKTVSGGIMVFYPGLQFPDGFHIQLLPKI